From a single Adhaeribacter swui genomic region:
- a CDS encoding choice-of-anchor tandem repeat GloVer-containing protein, with the protein MLGLTPKGGAQNYGTAFSIKSSGSDFTIHKSFEVSGYLPSENLCRGKDGNFYGMTQMLGTYQCGTIFKMTPSGKITILKHLRDYYDGSYPQGSLIQGADGNFYGMANRGGNYYNGSIFKITPDGKFTVLHHFNYNYNEGAQPKGGLVQGVDGSFYGMTQYKGKNNAGTIFKLTATGTFTLLHHFNSATDGGTPYGNLVQGTNGLLYGMTTAGGKYKSGTVFSITPDGTFTVLRHLEPTLDGGKPSGSLMIGQDDYLYSMTSKGGKNNYGTIFKINFNGTFAVLRHLTYSDGINPQGSLVHGPDGSAYGMTARGGAKNLGTYFKIKPDGTFTVISYLRQSLPFRHNSSLVPDGEGNFYGMAHKDGARGGGSIFKITLSGVISVLVEFPDISKPLAPQGSLVQARDGRFYGLAGGNSSIFRMCQDDFSGVTGLDFYTAGDLNSALGNSKGNLIQATDGNFYGMTIRGGAFNSGSIFKVTPSSIIQVLHPFKTQMDGGTPYGSLVQGKDGNFYGMTSEGGTNAHEPGGTIFKMTPDGTFTVLKKLNSKIGSSPYGNLIQAQDGNFYGMTTYGGENKSGTIFKITAAGDLTVLHHFKTNTEGAIPLGSLIQGQDGNLYGMTATGGKGTDNAGAIFKITVGGIFTVLHDFDYTADGGNPSADLVQGSDDSFYGMTSRGGTYNAGTIFRITASGAFTILRHFNPSSDGANPTGNLVVQKANPDAHSQNVLVVANTAKSITLQASVPGSPISYAIQSPPKYGTLTGSGANYTYLPQAGFTGSDSFTFTATWGCQTSAITRVFISVTGNQATIPLSAIADTYVHNGSYVNTNFGQAPALVVKGNPQNGYARSSYLKFSLEQISSVRSAKLRIYGNNTENNSAIMTSVYGVEPDNWTETGLTWNNAPLATSPALSSVAVTNEAKYYEWDVTSFVQAQLAGDKTVSLLLQDAANQNRKLEFNSRENTLNPPQLLIESASVRTIRLNSGGNAVNTSMGNFSEDAYYSGATTITTSTAAIANTQDDELYQTTRKAEVTGGSFAYALPVSNGTYTVKLHLVELAFTSNGRRKFNVSAEGISWLTNYDIYAAAGGAKKAIVASKTIMVQDGMLNLNFVSVVDKASIAAIEISPVTTGARLAVVEAKESSHAQLYPNPATNKIRVRLSQPVQQISTFITDITGVKYQFNTHQQLNATILEVPVSSLPPAVYLLHLHLGQDQQIFKFIKQ; encoded by the coding sequence TTGCTAGGATTAACGCCTAAAGGTGGGGCACAAAATTATGGTACTGCCTTTAGTATTAAAAGTAGTGGTTCCGACTTCACAATTCATAAATCATTTGAGGTATCAGGTTATTTGCCATCCGAGAATCTTTGCAGAGGTAAAGACGGTAATTTCTATGGCATGACTCAAATGTTAGGTACCTACCAATGTGGAACTATCTTTAAAATGACCCCATCCGGTAAGATCACAATTCTCAAGCATCTCCGAGACTACTATGATGGAAGCTATCCTCAGGGAAGTTTAATACAAGGTGCAGACGGCAACTTTTATGGTATGGCCAATAGAGGTGGTAATTATTATAATGGCTCCATCTTTAAAATTACTCCAGATGGAAAATTTACTGTACTCCATCATTTTAATTATAATTATAATGAAGGCGCACAACCAAAAGGAGGCTTGGTGCAAGGTGTTGATGGTAGTTTCTACGGCATGACTCAATATAAAGGAAAGAATAATGCAGGAACCATTTTTAAATTAACAGCAACCGGAACGTTTACCTTATTACACCATTTTAATTCTGCTACGGACGGTGGAACTCCGTACGGCAATCTGGTGCAAGGCACAAATGGCCTTTTATATGGTATGACTACAGCTGGTGGGAAATATAAAAGTGGTACTGTATTTAGTATTACTCCGGACGGCACCTTTACCGTTTTGCGCCATTTAGAGCCAACTTTGGATGGGGGGAAACCATCTGGTAGCTTAATGATAGGCCAAGATGATTATTTATACAGCATGACCTCGAAAGGTGGCAAGAACAACTACGGTACGATATTTAAAATAAATTTCAATGGCACCTTTGCGGTATTGCGTCATTTAACTTATTCAGATGGGATTAATCCGCAGGGTAGTCTCGTGCATGGCCCGGATGGGAGTGCTTACGGGATGACGGCCCGAGGTGGCGCTAAAAACCTGGGAACTTACTTTAAAATCAAGCCGGACGGAACATTTACGGTCATTAGCTATTTACGCCAATCTCTACCGTTCCGACATAATAGTAGTTTGGTACCTGATGGAGAGGGTAACTTTTACGGTATGGCCCATAAGGATGGGGCACGGGGCGGAGGCAGCATCTTTAAAATAACACTATCCGGTGTTATTTCGGTGTTGGTTGAATTTCCGGATATTTCTAAACCTCTGGCGCCACAAGGTAGCTTAGTACAAGCCCGTGATGGGCGCTTCTATGGCCTAGCTGGTGGTAATAGTTCTATCTTTCGAATGTGCCAGGATGATTTTTCGGGTGTTACAGGTCTTGATTTTTATACAGCGGGTGATTTAAATTCCGCCTTGGGTAATTCAAAAGGAAATTTGATCCAAGCCACCGATGGGAATTTTTATGGTATGACCATTAGAGGAGGAGCATTTAATTCTGGATCCATATTTAAGGTCACCCCATCCAGTATTATTCAGGTTCTTCATCCTTTCAAAACTCAAATGGATGGGGGAACACCGTACGGCAGTTTGGTGCAGGGTAAAGATGGCAACTTTTATGGTATGACCTCCGAGGGAGGTACCAATGCTCATGAACCCGGTGGCACGATCTTTAAAATGACTCCGGATGGCACTTTCACCGTATTGAAAAAACTTAATTCCAAAATAGGTTCAAGTCCTTATGGCAATTTAATCCAAGCCCAAGATGGTAATTTCTACGGCATGACTACATACGGAGGAGAAAATAAAAGCGGCACCATTTTTAAAATAACGGCAGCAGGAGATTTAACGGTACTGCATCATTTTAAAACCAATACAGAGGGCGCAATCCCTTTAGGAAGTTTAATCCAAGGCCAGGATGGAAATCTCTACGGGATGACTGCTACGGGAGGTAAAGGAACAGACAATGCCGGTGCTATCTTTAAGATTACTGTTGGGGGTATTTTTACCGTGCTCCATGATTTTGATTATACCGCAGATGGGGGTAACCCTTCAGCAGACTTAGTACAGGGATCGGATGACAGCTTTTATGGAATGACGAGTAGAGGCGGCACCTACAATGCCGGTACAATCTTTAGAATTACTGCAAGTGGTGCTTTTACCATACTTCGACATTTCAACCCAAGTAGCGATGGCGCTAATCCTACTGGTAATCTGGTGGTTCAAAAAGCTAATCCGGACGCTCATTCTCAGAATGTTTTGGTTGTAGCCAACACGGCAAAGTCTATTACGCTTCAAGCTTCAGTTCCGGGCTCTCCCATCTCCTACGCCATTCAGAGTCCACCCAAGTACGGTACTTTGACCGGTTCCGGAGCCAATTACACCTACTTGCCCCAAGCAGGCTTTACCGGCAGTGATTCGTTTACCTTTACCGCGACCTGGGGTTGTCAAACTTCGGCGATAACAAGGGTATTTATTTCGGTTACTGGGAACCAGGCCACGATTCCTTTGTCGGCTATTGCAGATACCTATGTGCATAATGGTAGCTACGTCAATACCAACTTTGGCCAGGCACCGGCTTTAGTGGTAAAGGGCAATCCGCAAAATGGTTATGCCCGATCTTCCTATTTGAAGTTTTCTTTGGAGCAAATAAGTAGTGTGCGTTCCGCTAAATTGCGGATCTATGGTAACAATACGGAAAATAACTCCGCTATTATGACTTCGGTTTACGGAGTAGAGCCGGATAACTGGACCGAAACCGGCTTGACTTGGAACAATGCTCCACTAGCCACTTCTCCTGCTTTAAGTTCCGTGGCGGTGACTAATGAAGCAAAGTATTACGAATGGGATGTTACTAGTTTTGTACAAGCGCAGCTAGCGGGTGATAAAACCGTAAGTTTGTTGCTCCAGGATGCAGCTAATCAGAACAGAAAACTGGAATTTAATAGTCGGGAGAATACCCTGAATCCACCTCAACTCCTGATCGAATCAGCCTCAGTCAGAACTATCCGCCTAAACAGTGGTGGAAATGCGGTGAATACGAGTATGGGTAATTTTAGTGAAGATGCTTACTATAGCGGCGCCACTACCATCACAACTTCTACAGCAGCCATTGCCAACACCCAAGATGATGAGCTCTACCAAACTACCCGCAAAGCCGAAGTAACTGGTGGCAGTTTTGCTTATGCGCTACCCGTGAGTAATGGTACCTACACGGTAAAGCTGCACCTGGTAGAGTTGGCATTTACTTCTAATGGCCGACGCAAGTTTAATGTAAGTGCTGAGGGAATAAGCTGGCTCACCAATTATGATATCTACGCTGCCGCGGGAGGTGCTAAAAAAGCCATCGTAGCTTCCAAGACCATCATGGTTCAAGATGGGATGCTCAATCTAAACTTTGTGTCTGTAGTAGATAAAGCCAGTATAGCCGCTATCGAGATATCGCCGGTAACCACCGGAGCTCGCCTGGCAGTAGTCGAGGCAAAAGAATCATCCCATGCACAACTCTATCCAAACCCGGCAACCAATAAAATAAGAGTAAGGCTATCTCAACCCGTGCAGCAAATAAGCACTTTTATCACGGATATAACTGGGGTGAAATACCAGTTCAACACCCATCAACAACTAAATGCGACCATCTTGGAAGTACCCGTTAGCTCCTTACCTCCGGCAGTTTATTTATTACATCTGCACTTGGGGCAAGATCAACAGATATTCAAATTTATAAAACAATAA
- a CDS encoding helix-turn-helix domain-containing protein, producing the protein MKDEMSNHRFNSLSRLHKALDIPAPMHPLVSLINNATGTIPLEKLPNPHILSFYKISYKMNFQGKFKYGQHYYDFDEGGMFFVSPNQITGGHTPLSDQSGYTLLFHPDFLLGYDLARKIKDYGFFSYSINEALHLSEKEKITIIAVFESIEEELKGRIDNFSQDVVISQIELLLNYANRFYSRQFITRKAVSSSLLQQVEAVLHTYLQSEALQKQGLPTVQYLASQLNVSASYLSDMLRSFTGQNAQQHIHNNLIEKAKERLSTSQASISEIAYELGFEHPQSFSKLFKLKTSVSPVDFRRSFN; encoded by the coding sequence ATGAAGGACGAAATGTCTAACCATCGATTCAATTCATTATCAAGGTTGCACAAGGCGCTGGACATACCGGCACCTATGCACCCATTGGTAAGCTTGATCAATAATGCCACAGGAACCATTCCGCTGGAAAAACTACCCAATCCCCACATCTTAAGTTTTTACAAAATATCCTATAAGATGAACTTCCAGGGAAAGTTCAAATATGGACAGCATTACTACGATTTCGACGAAGGGGGAATGTTTTTTGTTTCGCCGAATCAAATCACAGGAGGCCACACTCCACTAAGCGATCAATCTGGTTATACTTTACTCTTCCACCCGGATTTTTTACTTGGCTACGACCTCGCCAGAAAAATTAAAGACTATGGTTTTTTTTCCTATTCAATTAATGAAGCGCTGCATTTATCGGAGAAAGAAAAAATCACCATTATTGCAGTTTTCGAAAGTATCGAAGAAGAATTAAAAGGCAGAATTGATAATTTCAGCCAGGACGTTGTGATTTCCCAGATCGAATTGCTGCTAAATTATGCCAACCGATTCTACAGCCGGCAATTTATCACCCGTAAGGCGGTAAGCAGCAGCTTATTACAACAGGTAGAAGCGGTTTTGCATACCTACTTACAGTCGGAAGCTCTGCAAAAACAAGGTCTTCCTACTGTCCAGTATCTTGCCAGTCAATTGAACGTCAGCGCCAGTTATTTAAGTGATATGCTGCGATCCTTTACCGGGCAAAATGCACAACAGCACATTCATAATAATCTGATCGAAAAAGCAAAGGAACGATTATCCACCAGCCAGGCTTCGATCAGCGAAATAGCTTATGAATTAGGATTCGAACATCCCCAATCCTTTAGTAAACTATTCAAACTCAAAACCAGTGTATCGCCCGTGGATTTCAGGCGTTCTTTCAATTAA
- a CDS encoding alpha/beta hydrolase family protein — translation MKQSQTPIFSFSPVVLPVSGRHVDLEMKVTAPASGNNLPVILLSHGHGPSNFLSSYRGYGPIVDFFAAAGFVVIQPTHQNSRALGLSSSLPEAPLFWSSRATDMIFILDYLDEIISTVPGLTGRVDKAKVAAIGHSMGGHTVAMLAGMDVTDPATGKIVNFIEPRIKAQVLIGVSGGPEGFNGVNRQHYPVLAAGNFGTMTLPALIVNGDQDKNLMFSDVDNWRADAYYQSPGPKDLLNVFGAEHIFGGISGYDARETSDENPERVAFVCESILAYIRSTFDPNDLSWEQQKKNLNGVPGALGSIESK, via the coding sequence ATGAAACAGTCACAAACTCCCATCTTCAGCTTTAGTCCGGTTGTATTACCAGTTTCCGGCCGTCACGTAGACCTTGAAATGAAAGTTACTGCTCCCGCAAGCGGAAACAACTTGCCGGTTATTCTTCTTTCGCATGGGCATGGCCCCTCCAACTTTCTCTCTTCGTACAGAGGATATGGCCCCATTGTAGATTTTTTTGCGGCAGCAGGGTTTGTCGTCATTCAACCTACTCATCAAAATTCAAGAGCACTTGGGCTTTCTTCATCCCTCCCGGAAGCACCCTTGTTTTGGAGTTCCCGGGCTACGGATATGATATTTATCCTGGATTATTTAGACGAAATTATTTCCACGGTACCAGGGTTGACCGGAAGAGTAGATAAAGCAAAAGTTGCAGCCATTGGCCATTCCATGGGCGGCCACACTGTTGCCATGCTGGCTGGCATGGATGTGACGGATCCCGCAACAGGTAAAATAGTAAATTTCATAGAACCTCGGATAAAAGCCCAGGTATTGATTGGCGTGAGCGGTGGTCCCGAAGGATTTAACGGCGTAAACAGACAGCATTATCCTGTGTTAGCGGCCGGCAATTTTGGTACTATGACTTTGCCTGCGCTCATCGTGAACGGGGACCAGGACAAAAACCTGATGTTCTCTGATGTGGACAATTGGCGTGCAGACGCTTATTATCAAAGTCCGGGTCCTAAGGATTTGCTGAACGTATTCGGCGCTGAGCACATTTTTGGTGGCATATCAGGTTATGATGCCCGCGAAACAAGTGATGAAAACCCCGAGCGTGTTGCTTTTGTATGTGAAAGCATTCTTGCGTATATTCGGAGTACATTCGATCCAAACGATTTAAGTTGGGAACAACAAAAGAAAAACCTTAACGGCGTGCCGGGAGCGTTGGGTAGCATTGAAAGCAAATAA
- a CDS encoding multidrug transporter: MSFTKIHPTIHSLKLNPRKITQRLFLIIFLLLTANTINVILQHTRPLENWILDSIDKFFNVNNEANIPTFYSAFLLLFAALVAYVTFHQAKVSSSIKQARPWQVLAGLFVFVALDEIVQIHEFTSNFIRPWLKSDLSGLLYWSWVIPYFLLFLGVAAYLFRFVLNLPAYTRNIIILSGFIYVSGAIGLELLEGHFYKLYSLNHKYNELLYCLEEGMEMIGVTTFIYALLDHLNFLGFRITVTTEDYSSKI, encoded by the coding sequence ATGTCCTTTACTAAAATTCATCCAACTATCCATTCGCTTAAACTGAATCCGCGGAAAATTACCCAACGGTTATTTTTAATAATATTCCTTTTGTTAACGGCCAACACTATTAATGTAATTCTGCAACACACCCGCCCTCTGGAAAACTGGATATTGGATTCGATTGATAAGTTCTTTAATGTGAATAATGAAGCCAATATTCCCACTTTTTACTCAGCTTTTCTGCTGCTTTTTGCTGCTTTGGTTGCTTATGTTACTTTCCACCAAGCAAAGGTTTCTTCTTCAATAAAACAGGCCAGGCCCTGGCAGGTTTTAGCCGGGTTGTTTGTTTTTGTTGCCCTCGACGAAATTGTGCAAATACATGAGTTTACTTCTAACTTTATCCGGCCCTGGTTAAAGAGCGATCTGTCTGGGTTACTGTATTGGTCTTGGGTAATACCTTACTTCTTGTTGTTTTTAGGGGTAGCAGCTTATTTATTTCGTTTTGTTTTAAACCTGCCCGCTTATACCAGAAACATAATAATTTTATCGGGCTTTATTTACGTAAGCGGCGCCATTGGATTAGAGTTACTTGAAGGACATTTTTATAAACTGTATTCTCTAAATCATAAGTACAACGAACTACTATATTGCCTGGAGGAAGGTATGGAAATGATAGGAGTTACTACCTTTATATATGCCTTACTGGATCATCTGAATTTTCTAGGTTTTAGAATAACGGTTACAACGGAAGACTATTCATCAAAAATTTAA
- a CDS encoding LiaF transmembrane domain-containing protein — MNMHHTSSASGKIVAGFIIIAVGVIFFLRQMGYLFPQWLFTWPMILIVVGLINGAKMGFRDFGWLILVGLGIAFQLDKMYPVFHLIRYVWPLLIIGSGLFMILKRNQTCPDRAERRLRRQKRRGRFMQQMPTTPELAPFTTQEAPVFTQPQDYTVYSSATAEPLTDNNSEFVEITAVLGGNKRHIISKNVRGAEVIALMGGVELNFAQADIHGRVIFDITLLMGGCKLIVPANWLIKSEITSVIGIIEDKRQVMPATNEANPKILVLKGFAVMGGIEINSYS; from the coding sequence ATGAACATGCACCACACCAGCTCAGCATCCGGTAAAATTGTAGCCGGCTTTATAATAATAGCCGTAGGCGTTATATTTTTCTTACGCCAAATGGGTTACTTATTTCCGCAGTGGTTATTTACCTGGCCCATGATTTTAATTGTGGTGGGTTTAATTAACGGCGCTAAAATGGGCTTTCGCGATTTTGGCTGGCTCATACTAGTGGGTTTGGGCATTGCCTTTCAACTCGATAAAATGTACCCGGTTTTTCATCTTATCCGGTATGTCTGGCCCCTACTAATCATAGGATCGGGTTTATTTATGATTTTAAAACGCAACCAAACCTGTCCGGACCGGGCGGAACGCCGCCTGCGCCGGCAAAAACGCCGGGGAAGATTTATGCAACAAATGCCCACTACACCGGAACTGGCTCCTTTTACAACGCAAGAAGCTCCGGTTTTTACCCAGCCGCAGGATTATACCGTTTATTCTTCCGCCACTGCCGAACCACTAACAGACAACAACAGCGAGTTCGTGGAAATTACCGCTGTACTCGGCGGCAATAAACGCCATATCATTTCTAAAAACGTTAGGGGCGCTGAGGTAATTGCCCTGATGGGAGGCGTAGAATTAAACTTTGCCCAAGCCGACATTCATGGCCGGGTAATATTTGATATCACCTTGCTGATGGGCGGCTGTAAACTGATTGTACCCGCAAACTGGCTAATTAAATCCGAAATAACATCCGTAATTGGCATCATAGAAGATAAACGCCAGGTAATGCCCGCTACGAACGAAGCCAATCCCAAGATTTTAGTTTTAAAAGGATTTGCCGTAATGGGCGGCATCGAAATAAACAGTTATAGCTAA
- a CDS encoding (Fe-S)-binding protein, with product MTVGLFIPCYVDQFYPKVAIATLELLEKLGVDVVYPFNQTCCGQPMANSGFEHLTQSCNNLFIQNFINLDYIVSPSGSCVLHIKEHLHAEKPHEEPAATHIRNKIYELTEFLTDILKIENLTARFPHRVGMHQSCHGQRGLKLSQMTELVAEPFSKPEKLLRMVEGLELIDLSRQDECCGFGGTFCVAEEAVSAKMGKDRVKDHLDHGAEFITGADMSCLMHLEGILKRQKSNVQVKHIAEILNSHA from the coding sequence ATGACCGTTGGTTTATTTATACCGTGCTACGTCGATCAGTTTTACCCGAAAGTGGCTATTGCCACCCTGGAGTTACTGGAAAAACTGGGAGTAGATGTAGTTTATCCGTTTAATCAAACATGTTGCGGCCAACCCATGGCTAATTCGGGTTTCGAACACTTAACGCAAAGCTGCAATAATTTATTTATTCAAAACTTTATCAACCTGGACTACATTGTGTCGCCTTCGGGCAGTTGCGTGTTGCACATTAAAGAACATCTGCATGCTGAAAAACCCCACGAAGAGCCTGCCGCTACCCACATCCGCAACAAAATTTATGAACTCACCGAGTTCTTAACCGATATTTTAAAAATTGAAAATTTAACCGCCCGTTTTCCGCACCGGGTAGGCATGCACCAAAGTTGCCACGGACAGCGGGGTTTAAAGTTGTCGCAAATGACCGAATTGGTAGCGGAGCCGTTTTCGAAACCCGAGAAATTACTGCGCATGGTAGAGGGCTTGGAACTGATTGATTTAAGCCGGCAAGATGAATGCTGCGGCTTTGGCGGTACTTTTTGCGTAGCCGAAGAAGCCGTGAGCGCCAAAATGGGCAAAGACCGGGTAAAAGACCATCTGGACCACGGAGCTGAGTTTATTACCGGAGCCGATATGAGTTGTTTGATGCACCTGGAAGGCATCTTAAAAAGACAAAAAAGTAACGTACAGGTAAAACACATTGCCGAGATATTAAATAGCCATGCATAA
- a CDS encoding LutB/LldF family L-lactate oxidation iron-sulfur protein — MHKTIAEHPSLADKFNKDEERVNWHDQTLWWVRAKRDKAAHTLPEWEDLRNLASQIKHNVLSNLSEYLVQFEENALKNNIQVHWAADAQEHNAIVKSILQKHGVAQIVKSKSMLTEECHLNDYLQKEGIEVIDTDLGERIVQLAQEPPSHIVLPCIHKKKEEIGELFHLHLGTPAGNADPQFLTAAARLHLREKFLTRKIAITGVNFAVAETGEFVVCTNEGNADMGAHLADVHIACMGIEKLIPERHHLGVFLRLLARSATGQPITTYSSHFKKPRQGQEMHLVLVDNGRSRQLGREDFRNSLKCIRCGACMNTCPVYRRSGGHSYHNAIAGPIGSILAPNLDMKDYADLPFASTLCGSCSNVCPVKIDIHNQLYKWRQVLVQQGYAPAAKKAAMQGMAFTFSHPAFYRMAGKTGKWFMKTTPFVVNNSFNPWYKQRDMPEPPKESFHDWYKKNRKQNE; from the coding sequence ATGCATAAAACAATAGCCGAACATCCCAGCCTGGCCGACAAATTTAACAAGGACGAAGAACGCGTTAACTGGCACGACCAAACTTTGTGGTGGGTGCGGGCCAAACGCGATAAAGCCGCTCATACTTTACCCGAATGGGAGGATTTGCGTAATCTGGCCTCCCAGATCAAACACAATGTGCTTTCTAACTTAAGTGAGTATTTGGTGCAGTTTGAGGAAAATGCTTTAAAAAACAACATACAGGTGCATTGGGCCGCCGACGCCCAGGAACATAATGCCATTGTAAAAAGTATTCTGCAAAAACACGGCGTGGCTCAAATTGTAAAGAGTAAATCCATGCTCACGGAAGAATGCCATTTAAATGATTACTTGCAAAAAGAAGGCATTGAAGTAATTGATACCGATTTAGGCGAGCGCATTGTGCAGTTAGCGCAAGAACCACCCAGCCACATTGTATTACCCTGCATCCATAAAAAGAAAGAAGAAATTGGCGAATTGTTTCATTTGCACCTGGGCACCCCAGCCGGCAACGCCGATCCGCAGTTTTTAACCGCCGCCGCCCGCCTGCATTTACGCGAGAAATTTTTAACCCGCAAAATAGCCATAACGGGGGTAAACTTTGCCGTAGCCGAAACCGGCGAATTTGTAGTTTGCACCAACGAAGGCAACGCCGACATGGGCGCCCACCTCGCCGACGTACACATTGCCTGCATGGGCATCGAAAAGCTTATTCCCGAACGCCACCATTTGGGGGTATTTTTACGCTTACTAGCCCGAAGTGCTACAGGTCAGCCCATAACTACTTACAGCAGTCATTTTAAAAAACCGCGACAAGGTCAGGAAATGCATTTGGTGTTGGTTGATAATGGCCGTAGCCGACAGTTAGGTCGCGAAGATTTCCGGAACTCGCTGAAATGCATCCGGTGCGGCGCCTGCATGAACACTTGCCCGGTTTACCGGCGTAGTGGCGGGCACAGCTACCACAATGCCATTGCCGGCCCTATCGGTTCCATTCTGGCGCCTAACCTGGACATGAAAGATTACGCCGATTTGCCTTTTGCTTCTACGCTCTGCGGCTCGTGCAGTAATGTTTGTCCGGTTAAAATTGACATTCATAATCAATTATATAAATGGCGCCAGGTGTTAGTACAGCAAGGATACGCGCCCGCAGCCAAGAAAGCAGCCATGCAGGGCATGGCCTTTACGTTTAGTCACCCGGCTTTTTACCGGATGGCGGGCAAAACCGGCAAATGGTTTATGAAAACCACGCCCTTTGTGGTAAACAACAGCTTTAACCCCTGGTACAAACAACGCGATATGCCTGAGCCACCAAAAGAATCTTTTCACGATTGGTACAAGAAAAACCGAAAACAAAACGAATAA
- a CDS encoding LutC/YkgG family protein encodes MNSREKILQAVKQNQPEPVSLPHIPFFTPPFTNLEQKFTKVLQSIGGEVHRVSSYAEINQILKKEFGSKTIFSSAQELAELMDTGLDYKNAHAFADLELAVVEANLAVAENSAIWVTEAMVQERALPFIAQHLALIIQPQNLVATMHEAYARIADADYGFATFIAGPSKTADIEQSLVLGAHGPKSLLVFLLDREIA; translated from the coding sequence ATGAATAGTCGCGAAAAAATATTACAAGCCGTTAAACAAAACCAGCCGGAACCAGTTTCGTTGCCCCATATTCCTTTTTTTACGCCGCCCTTTACAAACTTAGAACAAAAGTTTACCAAAGTACTGCAATCTATTGGCGGGGAGGTGCACCGGGTAAGTTCTTACGCCGAAATCAATCAAATTTTAAAAAAAGAGTTTGGCAGCAAAACTATTTTTAGCTCGGCCCAAGAACTAGCCGAACTGATGGATACCGGTTTAGATTACAAGAACGCCCATGCTTTTGCCGATCTGGAATTAGCCGTAGTGGAAGCCAATTTGGCCGTAGCCGAAAATAGCGCCATTTGGGTAACCGAAGCCATGGTGCAGGAGCGGGCTTTACCGTTTATTGCGCAGCACTTAGCGTTAATTATTCAGCCGCAGAATTTAGTAGCCACCATGCACGAGGCCTACGCCAGAATTGCCGACGCGGATTACGGCTTTGCCACTTTCATTGCCGGACCATCTAAAACCGCCGATATTGAACAATCTTTAGTGCTGGGAGCGCACGGCCCGAAAAGTTTACTGGTTTTTCTGCTGGACCGGGAGATTGCCTGA
- a CDS encoding HAD domain-containing protein: protein MKVIFLDIDGVLNPAYHMHALHFHQKYGGVAEDAYGYLFCPHTLEHLAYIVEHTHAKLVISSTWRKKGLTFMQDLWHHRGLPGEVVDITPVIDNIRGEEIAAWLQPNEVENFIIIDDENYLLPNQVPYLVQTDMNYGLKLSDAQQCIALLNQS, encoded by the coding sequence ATGAAAGTTATTTTCTTAGATATTGATGGCGTATTAAATCCGGCTTACCACATGCACGCGCTGCACTTCCACCAAAAATACGGCGGCGTGGCAGAGGATGCATATGGTTATTTATTCTGCCCGCATACCCTGGAACATTTAGCTTACATTGTGGAGCATACCCATGCCAAGCTTGTAATCTCGTCTACGTGGCGGAAAAAGGGTTTAACTTTTATGCAGGATTTGTGGCACCATCGTGGTTTACCTGGTGAAGTAGTGGATATTACACCCGTAATAGACAATATCCGCGGCGAAGAAATAGCGGCCTGGCTGCAACCGAATGAAGTAGAAAACTTTATAATTATTGATGATGAAAATTACCTGCTACCCAACCAGGTACCTTATCTGGTGCAAACAGATATGAATTACGGATTGAAATTATCGGATGCCCAGCAGTGTATTGCGCTCCTGAATCAAAGTTAA